Proteins encoded in a region of the Halioglobus maricola genome:
- the oadA gene encoding sodium-extruding oxaloacetate decarboxylase subunit alpha yields the protein MDENRRPLGITDVVLRDASQSLLATRVRIEDMLPIAAKLDQVGFWSLETWGGATFDACIRYLGEDPWERIRELKKAMPNTPQQMLFRGQNILGYRHYADDVVEKFVERAAHNGVDVFRVFDAMNDMRNIEVALQAVKKVGKHAQGTISYTSSPVHNIDSWVAQGKLIEDMGADSIAIKDMAGLLHPYEGYELVKRLKASCDIPIGLHCHATTGLSTSTILKCVEAGIDNVDTSISSMSMTYGHSPTESVVAMLQGTDRDPGLDIHLLEEIAAYFRDVRKKYAKNEGSLRGVDSRILVAQVPGGMLTNMESQLKEQGAADKLDEVLEEIPRVREDLGYIPLVTPTSQIVGTQAVINVLTGERYKSISKETAGILKGEYGAAPAPVNAELQARVLEGKEAISCRPADLLEPELDVLSTELRKLAAEKNVALTAGEGEIDDVLTYALFPQIGLKFLENRGNPDAFEPRPGSEPEPPAVAAPVAAASAAEVYTVKVNGTAYVVEVSDGGDISSIAPVAAPATVAPVASSEAEPLPAPLAGNIFKVNVAPGDSVAAGDVIIILEAMKMETEVRASRDGTVASVDVKVGDSVAVGETLITLG from the coding sequence ATGGATGAGAATAGGCGCCCTCTGGGCATTACCGATGTCGTTTTACGCGACGCCTCCCAATCGCTGCTGGCCACGCGGGTCCGTATCGAAGACATGCTGCCCATTGCTGCCAAACTGGATCAGGTGGGATTCTGGTCACTGGAAACCTGGGGTGGGGCGACTTTCGATGCGTGCATCCGCTATCTGGGTGAAGATCCCTGGGAGCGCATTCGCGAGCTGAAAAAGGCTATGCCGAATACGCCGCAGCAGATGTTGTTTCGCGGCCAGAATATCCTCGGCTATCGTCACTATGCTGATGACGTTGTCGAAAAATTTGTTGAGCGCGCCGCCCATAACGGCGTGGATGTGTTCCGCGTGTTCGATGCCATGAACGATATGCGCAATATCGAAGTGGCCTTGCAGGCGGTCAAAAAAGTGGGCAAGCACGCCCAGGGCACGATTTCCTATACCTCCAGCCCGGTGCACAATATTGACTCCTGGGTTGCCCAGGGGAAGTTAATCGAGGACATGGGCGCGGACTCCATCGCGATCAAGGATATGGCGGGCCTGCTTCACCCCTATGAGGGCTATGAGCTGGTCAAACGCCTTAAAGCCTCCTGCGATATTCCCATCGGCCTGCATTGTCATGCAACCACAGGCCTCTCCACGTCCACTATCCTCAAGTGTGTCGAGGCGGGTATCGACAATGTCGACACGTCCATTTCTTCCATGTCCATGACCTATGGTCATTCGCCGACGGAATCGGTGGTCGCCATGCTGCAGGGCACTGACCGCGACCCAGGCCTGGATATACATCTGCTGGAAGAGATTGCGGCGTACTTCCGCGATGTGCGGAAGAAGTACGCTAAAAACGAAGGCTCGCTACGCGGGGTCGATTCCCGCATTCTCGTGGCCCAGGTGCCCGGTGGCATGCTCACTAATATGGAAAGCCAGCTCAAGGAGCAGGGCGCTGCTGATAAGCTCGACGAGGTGCTCGAGGAGATTCCCCGGGTGCGCGAGGACCTTGGATACATTCCCCTGGTGACACCCACTTCCCAGATTGTGGGCACCCAGGCAGTGATTAACGTGCTCACAGGTGAACGCTACAAGTCTATCTCCAAGGAGACCGCTGGTATTCTCAAGGGTGAGTACGGTGCGGCGCCGGCGCCGGTTAATGCAGAATTACAGGCGCGTGTGCTCGAAGGCAAGGAGGCGATCAGCTGTCGCCCTGCAGACCTGCTCGAGCCTGAACTCGATGTTTTGAGCACCGAGCTTCGTAAGCTGGCAGCGGAGAAGAATGTCGCCCTGACCGCCGGTGAGGGCGAAATCGACGATGTCCTCACCTATGCGCTGTTTCCCCAGATTGGCCTTAAGTTCCTGGAAAACCGCGGCAATCCCGATGCCTTTGAACCGCGCCCTGGTAGTGAGCCCGAGCCCCCGGCGGTAGCCGCGCCTGTGGCTGCGGCCAGCGCTGCAGAGGTCTACACCGTCAAGGTCAATGGCACCGCCTACGTGGTCGAAGTCAGTGATGGGGGCGACATTTCCAGTATTGCACCGGTGGCTGCCCCTGCCACCGTTGCGCCCGTCGCCAGCAGTGAGGCAGAGCCACTGCCGGCCCCGCTTGCGGGGAATATTTTCAAGGTCAACGTCGCACCGGGCGACAGTGTTGCCGCGGGGGACGTCATTATCATCCTCGAGGCGATGAAAATGGAAACCGAGGTACGCGCCAGCCGCGATGGCACTGTTGCCAGTGTTGATGTCAAGGTGGGGGATTCCGTCGCTGTCGGCGAAACCCTGATTACGCTGGGCTAA
- a CDS encoding sulfotransferase family protein: protein MALDIIGAGFGRTGTMSLKAALEQLGFPCYHMVECFPQGPSHWKLWEAVGTETPDWEAIFRGFTATVDFPASTSFAALADFYPEAKVIHTVRDPEKWFRSVQDTIFGEEWIAFLPDTEAGAYMKATINDYFDGRMHEREHLVRRFNEHTAAVREYIDPERLLVFEVADGWEPLCQFLELPAPEETFPHVNDTEAIQGLIRNIMDKGFQAVLGYQG from the coding sequence ATGGCATTGGATATTATAGGCGCAGGCTTCGGCAGAACCGGCACCATGTCGCTAAAGGCCGCTCTCGAGCAGCTGGGGTTCCCCTGCTACCACATGGTGGAGTGCTTTCCGCAGGGGCCATCGCACTGGAAGCTTTGGGAAGCGGTGGGCACCGAAACGCCGGACTGGGAGGCAATCTTCAGGGGGTTCACTGCTACGGTGGACTTCCCCGCCTCGACAAGTTTTGCTGCCCTGGCGGACTTCTACCCTGAAGCAAAAGTGATTCACACTGTCCGCGACCCGGAAAAATGGTTCCGATCAGTTCAGGACACGATCTTTGGTGAAGAGTGGATCGCCTTTCTGCCGGATACTGAGGCAGGCGCCTATATGAAGGCGACGATTAACGACTACTTTGACGGTCGTATGCACGAACGCGAGCACCTTGTCCGGCGGTTCAACGAACATACCGCCGCTGTTCGCGAGTACATTGACCCTGAACGACTCCTGGTATTTGAGGTAGCTGACGGCTGGGAACCACTGTGTCAATTTTTGGAGTTACCTGCCCCGGAAGAAACCTTCCCCCACGTCAACGACACCGAAGCGATTCAGGGCCTGATCAGGAACATCATGGATAAGGGTTTCCAGGCGGTGCTCGGCTACCAGGGCTAG
- a CDS encoding acyl-CoA thioesterase, translated as MSIPITRIKPRFNETDALGHINNAAMSVWFEVARIDALDYLRGGPRSEGRWLVASVTIDYLRETFHGTDVLIQMTAVTAGNTSLTMKCEMQQGDTLVARGSAVLVHVDMKTKQTIPVPDVIREALARL; from the coding sequence ATGAGCATTCCGATTACGCGGATCAAGCCGCGCTTTAATGAGACCGACGCCCTGGGGCATATCAACAACGCGGCGATGTCAGTCTGGTTCGAGGTGGCCCGGATTGACGCCTTGGATTATCTGCGGGGTGGCCCCAGGTCCGAAGGTCGCTGGCTGGTAGCTTCAGTGACCATCGACTATCTGAGAGAGACCTTTCACGGCACAGATGTGTTAATCCAGATGACTGCCGTGACCGCAGGCAATACTTCGCTGACCATGAAGTGTGAGATGCAGCAGGGCGACACGCTGGTCGCCCGGGGCAGTGCAGTATTGGTGCATGTGGATATGAAAACCAAGCAGACGATACCTGTGCCGGATGTTATCCGTGAGGCTCTCGCCCGCCTGTAG
- a CDS encoding sodium ion-translocating decarboxylase subunit beta produces the protein MENLLILWNSSGLAQVQLGQVVMMAIGLLLLFLAIRKNFEPLLLVPIGFGGILANIPGAGLAYSAVENALQAADPALLGEFASTLGLATFESTKDLLIAYDNAGASAHLAAEQLARDAGHGNGMLYTFYSVAIASGIAPLVIFMGVGAMTDFGPLLANPKTLFLGAAAQFGIFATVLGAVGLTSVGVMDFSVADAAAIGIIGGADGPTAIYVSSVLAPDLLGAIAVAAYSYMALVPLIQPPIMRALTTEDERKIEMVQLRPVSQREKIVFPLALLILVALLLPDAAPLLGMFCFGNLMKECGVVDRLSDTVQNALINITTIFLGLSVGSKLVADKFLDVNTLGILGLGIVAFGIGTASGVLIAKAMNRFGSTPINPLIGSAGVSAVPMAARVSNKLGLEANPHNFLLMHAMGPNVAGVIGSAVAAGVMISLVGG, from the coding sequence ATGGAAAATTTGCTCATTCTCTGGAATTCCTCCGGCCTCGCCCAGGTGCAGCTCGGTCAGGTAGTCATGATGGCTATCGGCCTTTTGCTATTGTTCCTGGCCATTCGCAAGAATTTCGAACCGTTACTCCTGGTCCCGATTGGCTTTGGTGGCATTCTGGCGAACATTCCCGGTGCTGGCCTGGCCTATTCGGCGGTGGAGAATGCACTGCAGGCGGCAGACCCTGCGCTGCTGGGCGAGTTCGCCAGCACGCTGGGCCTGGCGACCTTTGAAAGCACCAAGGATCTGCTGATTGCTTACGACAACGCAGGCGCATCAGCTCACCTTGCTGCCGAGCAACTGGCCCGGGATGCCGGCCATGGCAACGGTATGTTGTATACCTTTTACTCTGTGGCCATCGCCTCAGGTATCGCGCCGCTGGTGATTTTTATGGGAGTAGGGGCGATGACAGACTTCGGCCCGCTGCTCGCCAATCCCAAGACCCTGTTTCTGGGTGCGGCTGCCCAGTTCGGTATCTTTGCCACTGTGCTCGGCGCTGTGGGACTGACCTCCGTCGGCGTGATGGATTTCAGCGTGGCCGATGCGGCGGCTATCGGTATCATCGGTGGCGCAGATGGCCCCACTGCGATCTATGTGTCCAGCGTACTGGCGCCCGACCTGCTCGGCGCTATTGCGGTAGCTGCTTATTCCTATATGGCGCTGGTGCCACTGATTCAGCCGCCGATCATGCGTGCGCTGACCACCGAGGACGAGCGCAAGATTGAAATGGTGCAACTGCGGCCGGTCTCCCAACGGGAGAAAATTGTCTTTCCGCTGGCGTTACTTATATTGGTGGCGCTGTTACTGCCCGACGCAGCACCGCTGCTGGGCATGTTTTGTTTCGGCAACCTGATGAAAGAATGCGGTGTGGTCGATCGACTGTCTGACACGGTCCAGAATGCTTTGATCAATATCACAACCATCTTCCTGGGTTTGTCTGTGGGCTCAAAGCTGGTCGCTGATAAATTCCTCGATGTGAACACGCTTGGGATTCTCGGCCTGGGTATTGTTGCTTTTGGTATCGGCACTGCGTCGGGCGTGTTGATCGCCAAGGCAATGAATCGCTTCGGTTCCACTCCGATCAATCCGTTAATAGGATCGGCTGGGGTTTCCGCTGTGCCTATGGCCGCGCGCGTAAGTAACAAGCTCGGCCTCGAGGCCAACCCGCACAACTTCCTGTTGATGCATGCCATGGGCCCGAATGTGGCGGGAGTGATTGGTTCTGCCGTTGCTGCAGGTGTCATGATCAGTCTCGTTGGAGGTTGA
- a CDS encoding pyridoxine 5'-phosphate synthase, protein MIALSVNLNKIALIRNSRDTTNPSVPGHAQMCIDAGADGITVHPRPDQRHIRAQDCYDLAAMLDVEFNIEGNPFTRARKSEREGVTDYPGFMELVKDIRPAQVTLVPDGDGQLTSDHGFDLKRDGDRVAPLVAELKSLGMRTSLFMDPDPEQIRLAAQTGTDRIELYTERYAHAFKTNTDVDKVLGEFIRAAEVAAEEGLGLNAGHDLDLHNLPRFTTEVPGLLEVSIGHALTVDAIHQGLANSIRAYQHALGKQ, encoded by the coding sequence GTGATCGCCCTGTCGGTCAACCTCAACAAGATTGCCTTGATCCGTAATTCCAGGGACACCACCAACCCCAGTGTGCCGGGCCATGCACAGATGTGCATAGACGCGGGAGCCGATGGCATTACGGTCCACCCTCGGCCGGATCAGCGTCATATCCGCGCCCAGGATTGTTACGACCTGGCAGCCATGCTGGACGTTGAATTCAATATCGAGGGCAACCCCTTCACCCGCGCTCGCAAAAGCGAGCGAGAGGGAGTGACCGACTACCCCGGTTTCATGGAATTAGTAAAGGACATCCGCCCTGCCCAGGTCACTCTGGTCCCCGATGGCGACGGCCAGCTCACCTCCGATCATGGCTTCGACCTTAAGCGCGATGGCGATCGGGTTGCGCCGCTGGTAGCAGAGCTCAAATCACTGGGCATGAGGACCAGCCTGTTCATGGACCCCGATCCAGAACAAATTCGTCTCGCCGCCCAGACCGGCACCGATCGGATCGAGCTCTATACTGAACGTTATGCCCATGCCTTTAAAACCAATACAGATGTCGACAAGGTACTGGGAGAGTTCATCCGCGCCGCGGAAGTCGCGGCAGAGGAAGGCCTGGGACTCAATGCAGGCCACGACCTTGACCTACACAACTTGCCCCGCTTTACTACAGAAGTGCCGGGGCTACTCGAAGTCTCTATCGGCCATGCCCTGACAGTGGATGCCATCCATCAGGGGCTCGCCAACAGCATACGCGCCTACCAGCACGCACTCGGTAAACAATGA
- a CDS encoding OadG family protein, whose protein sequence is MTDDIVSQGVELMLYGMGTVVVFLALLVVITTFMSTVITRYFPEAPAPAPVPRKPVASAAAQGEVIAAISAAVHQHRSNKQ, encoded by the coding sequence ATGACAGACGATATTGTTAGCCAGGGTGTCGAGTTGATGCTTTATGGCATGGGCACCGTAGTCGTGTTTCTGGCGCTGCTGGTGGTGATCACGACGTTTATGTCTACCGTGATAACGCGCTACTTTCCCGAGGCTCCCGCACCTGCGCCGGTGCCACGTAAACCTGTCGCGTCGGCGGCCGCGCAGGGTGAGGTAATCGCGGCTATATCCGCGGCCGTTCATCAGCACCGCAGCAACAAACAGTAA